A genomic window from Gammaproteobacteria bacterium includes:
- a CDS encoding 4-hydroxy-tetrahydrodipicolinate synthase, whose product MRGSLVALVTPMDAAGDVDYPAVDRLIDWHADSGTAALVVAGTTGESATLTHDEHAELIRYVAGQAGGRIPVVAGTGSNSTAQTIALSQAVAGSGIVAFLVVTPYYNKPTQEGMFRHFTAIADAVEQPLILYNVPVRTAVDLLPETVGRLAEHPRIGALKEATGEVERVGRLRALCGEGFSLYSGDDATARDFMLAGGDGVISVTANVAPRAMADMCGAALAGDSARAAESDAPLAALHDALFLESNPIPVKWALNRMNRIGAGIRLPLTELSVPHHAQVQAALTEARALS is encoded by the coding sequence ATGCGCGGAAGCCTCGTAGCCCTTGTCACGCCCATGGACGCCGCCGGCGACGTGGATTATCCGGCCGTGGACCGGCTGATCGACTGGCACGCGGATTCAGGCACAGCCGCCCTGGTCGTGGCCGGGACCACCGGCGAATCGGCAACGCTGACCCATGACGAGCACGCGGAACTCATTCGGTACGTTGCAGGGCAGGCGGGCGGCAGGATTCCGGTCGTGGCCGGCACCGGATCCAATTCCACGGCGCAGACGATCGCCCTTTCGCAGGCGGTGGCCGGCTCGGGAATCGTCGCCTTCCTGGTCGTTACGCCGTACTACAACAAGCCCACCCAGGAAGGCATGTTCAGGCATTTCACGGCGATTGCGGACGCCGTCGAGCAGCCCCTGATCCTCTACAATGTGCCCGTCCGCACAGCGGTGGACCTGCTGCCCGAAACGGTGGGCCGCCTGGCGGAACATCCCCGGATCGGGGCCTTGAAGGAAGCGACCGGCGAGGTCGAACGGGTGGGACGCTTGAGAGCGCTTTGCGGAGAAGGTTTTTCCTTGTACAGCGGCGACGATGCAACGGCGAGGGACTTCATGCTGGCCGGCGGCGACGGCGTGATATCGGTGACGGCCAATGTTGCGCCCCGGGCCATGGCGGACATGTGCGGGGCCGCGCTGGCCGGTGATTCCGCGCGCGCCGCGGAAAGCGACGCGCCCCTGGCCGCATTGCATGACGCACTGTTTCTCGAGTCCAATCCCATCCCGGTGAAATGGGCCCTCAATCGCATGAACAGGATCGGGGCCGGCATCCGGCTTCCGCTCACCGAACTTTCCGTTCCGCATCATGCACAGGTGCAGGCCGCGCTGACGGAAGCGAGAGCGTTGTCATGA
- a CDS encoding N-acetylmuramoyl-L-alanine amidase — MTGTVEPVTASALPAGNPFRFITLARMAAACILTSIVLFACSPLRLVDVASENQSSRIEHLVMHFTSADFARSMRMLTERTLRPVSAHYLVPENGDPTYPHRRLRVYRLVDEERRAWHAGRSHWNGDDALNASSIGIEIVNRSGCSPVPLGTEPEPPEDRCEFHDYDTEQIDLVIELVLNILERHPRIDPADIVGHSDIAPDRRLDPGPKFPWRRLYEHGIGAWYDDDTVARYRESFEARPPALALLQRALRAYGYDVDETGEHDQPTQVALTAFQMHFRPTDWSGRPDAETAAIVFALLEKYRPRALASLLESSM, encoded by the coding sequence GTGACCGGCACGGTTGAGCCGGTCACGGCCAGCGCGTTGCCTGCGGGCAACCCGTTCCGTTTCATTACGCTGGCGCGCATGGCGGCCGCCTGTATCCTGACCTCCATTGTGCTTTTCGCCTGCAGTCCGCTGCGCCTGGTCGATGTGGCCTCCGAGAACCAGAGCAGCCGCATCGAGCACCTCGTCATGCATTTCACGAGTGCCGACTTCGCCCGGTCGATGCGCATGCTGACCGAACGCACGCTGCGGCCCGTCAGCGCACACTACCTGGTGCCGGAAAACGGCGATCCGACCTATCCGCACCGGCGGCTGCGGGTGTACCGGCTCGTCGACGAGGAGCGCCGCGCCTGGCACGCCGGACGGAGCCATTGGAACGGCGACGACGCACTGAACGCGAGTTCCATCGGCATCGAAATCGTGAACCGGTCGGGTTGCTCCCCCGTGCCGCTGGGGACTGAACCGGAACCGCCTGAAGATCGCTGCGAGTTTCACGATTACGACACGGAACAGATCGATCTGGTCATTGAGCTCGTGCTCAACATTCTCGAACGCCATCCCCGCATAGACCCGGCCGATATCGTCGGCCATTCCGACATCGCGCCCGATCGCAGGCTGGACCCCGGGCCTAAATTTCCCTGGCGCAGGCTATACGAACACGGCATCGGAGCCTGGTACGACGACGACACCGTGGCCCGGTACCGGGAAAGCTTCGAAGCGCGGCCGCCCGCCCTGGCGCTGCTGCAACGAGCGCTCAGGGCCTATGGTTACGACGTTGACGAGACCGGCGAGCACGATCAACCCACGCAGGTCGCGCTGACGGCATTTCAGATGCACTTCCGACCGACGGACTGGTCGGGGCGGCCCGACGCCGAAACGGCCGCCATCGTGTTTGCGCTGCTGGAGAAATACCGCCCGCGGGCGCTGGCCTCCCTGCTCGAATCGTCGATGTAG
- a CDS encoding glutathione S-transferase family protein has protein sequence MKLYSFSPTPNNRKVEAFIRHFGLPVEIYSMGFREQENRTEGYRRMNPMGKAPLLVNGDFCLWESNAILCYLATLHPETGMLPNDPRGRADCDRWLYWQAFHLINTVIAVRARSKTAEKDVELNIGVLNGQLEDREFVLGDLSIVDFAIAPYLIGRHGQAIDYEPYPNVRAWLDRCNQLDGIVATVFRPKGK, from the coding sequence GTGAAACTCTATTCGTTCTCGCCCACGCCCAACAACCGCAAGGTCGAAGCCTTCATCAGGCACTTCGGCCTCCCGGTCGAGATTTACTCGATGGGGTTCCGCGAACAGGAGAACAGGACGGAGGGCTATCGGCGCATGAATCCGATGGGCAAGGCCCCACTGCTGGTGAACGGCGATTTCTGCCTGTGGGAATCGAACGCCATCCTCTGCTACCTCGCCACGCTGCACCCGGAGACGGGCATGCTGCCCAACGACCCCAGGGGCCGGGCGGACTGCGACCGCTGGCTCTACTGGCAGGCCTTCCACCTGATCAATACGGTCATCGCGGTGCGCGCCAGGAGCAAGACTGCCGAGAAGGACGTCGAACTCAATATCGGAGTCCTGAATGGCCAACTCGAGGACCGGGAGTTCGTCCTCGGCGACCTGTCCATCGTGGATTTCGCCATCGCACCGTATCTGATCGGACGTCATGGGCAGGCTATCGACTATGAACCGTATCCCAACGTGCGCGCCTGGCTGGACCGCTGCAACCAGCTCGACGGCATCGTGGCCACGGTGTTCAGACCGAAAGGGAAGTGA
- a CDS encoding DUF4440 domain-containing protein has protein sequence MRSISVFEGGTMSSTVLASLRATFALGVALTMTGLAIHSAHAAEQDDIEAVKALVHETAERWNSQDYRTVLELWDPDEEVPFYLAEEQDDWFIGWEPLKAYLAPPFPSPAVEGLREEMRDISVKLIADDLAIAAWNMHFEMKIRGRPPIGEEVRVSAVMRKKPEGWRYIHWAESPMTALVYIEKLFQRDVDHEKFTPLIERSRKVKESWRAEYAEQAASD, from the coding sequence ATGAGGAGTATTAGCGTCTTCGAGGGAGGAACCATGTCTTCAACTGTGTTAGCGTCGCTGCGGGCGACTTTTGCATTGGGGGTGGCATTGACCATGACCGGACTTGCCATTCACTCGGCTCATGCTGCCGAGCAGGACGATATCGAGGCCGTAAAGGCGCTCGTACACGAGACCGCGGAACGATGGAACTCGCAGGATTACCGAACGGTCCTGGAACTCTGGGACCCCGACGAAGAGGTGCCCTTCTACCTTGCCGAGGAGCAGGACGACTGGTTCATCGGCTGGGAGCCGCTCAAGGCCTATCTTGCCCCTCCCTTTCCGAGCCCGGCGGTCGAAGGTCTGCGCGAGGAGATGCGCGACATTTCGGTCAAGCTCATCGCCGACGATCTGGCCATTGCCGCCTGGAACATGCATTTCGAAATGAAGATACGGGGCCGCCCCCCTATAGGAGAGGAGGTCCGGGTGAGCGCGGTCATGCGCAAGAAACCGGAGGGATGGCGCTATATCCATTGGGCCGAGTCCCCGATGACGGCCCTGGTTTATATAGAGAAGCTCTTCCAGCGTGACGTGGATCACGAGAAGTTCACACCGTTGATTGAGCGCTCGCGCAAGGTAAAGGAATCCTGGAGAGCCGAGTACGCAGAGCAGGCCGCCAGCGATTAG
- a CDS encoding DUF3108 domain-containing protein — protein sequence MNHRNVRGKIAYIFDPEGERRDFGREWWSVTFHEDGQRTLRAHCEIEPGVVADRSVLRETVYTTDRDYHPLDCFVRLHQSGEFLGSGWFRFTDGGAECEAVNVTTGRTSQRMDLTSPPLSFGAHPVSCDAIHCARFVHSSKQNPQPCRGVLMSSREHDGCSGPNLCTTDFDLEYVGREEVTVPAGTFETDHYRFLLDYHPTEDVWCTPDGFLFVKITVGGYMNAHFDLIEYDEEY from the coding sequence ATGAACCATCGAAACGTGCGGGGCAAGATTGCCTATATTTTTGATCCTGAAGGAGAACGGCGCGATTTCGGGCGGGAATGGTGGTCGGTCACCTTCCACGAGGACGGTCAGCGCACGCTGCGGGCGCATTGCGAAATCGAACCCGGCGTCGTCGCGGACAGGTCCGTCCTGCGGGAGACCGTCTATACGACGGACCGCGACTACCATCCGCTGGATTGCTTTGTCCGATTGCACCAGAGCGGCGAGTTTCTCGGCAGTGGCTGGTTCCGTTTCACCGACGGCGGAGCCGAGTGTGAAGCCGTCAACGTCACGACCGGACGCACGAGCCAGCGCATGGATCTCACCTCGCCGCCGCTGTCCTTCGGGGCGCATCCTGTGTCCTGCGACGCGATCCACTGCGCCCGATTTGTTCACTCCTCGAAACAGAACCCGCAGCCGTGCCGCGGCGTCCTGATGTCCTCGCGTGAACATGATGGATGCTCCGGGCCCAATCTGTGCACCACCGATTTCGACCTGGAATATGTAGGGCGCGAAGAAGTCACCGTGCCGGCCGGAACCTTCGAGACCGACCATTACCGGTTCCTGCTCGACTATCACCCGACCGAGGACGTGTGGTGCACGCCCGACGGGTTCCTTTTCGTCAAGATCACCGTGGGCGGATACATGAACGCCCACTTCGATCTCATCGAATACGATGAGGAGTATTAG
- a CDS encoding NAD(P)-binding protein: MRKQARFGAGITRRDFVNGVAAGAGAALATGAASAYGQAVSDPLVLPMGDDWYGYGGVGPYRHSHGNSPEVVEAAHRILDGRFPVDLDQLESVEECDVAIVGGGMAGLGAALEFSLRRRSGQTCILLDNHPMIGGEAKENEFLVNGERLIAPQGANGFFVPEAPDDLSSAQGDPYYYAELGVPREFAFAAWPQDRKPLRFCRDNYGYLVVGLQRNASVGHFFDDGSGEGRWAVDMFRNRLAGTPLSEASRKSLMAWFESGAARRFDSPDRARRVLDTMSYEQFLRNELELGEEGIRYADLFLASACGLGSDCVSAYAAYGMPMPGLFGSMPDNMRRVSFPGGNSGFVRYFLKRLVPDSIQGGTSFEDIITKPVDTAALDRPGQPIRMRTGATAVHVSHEGAAAGAGSVAVIYARNGRYHGIRAKAVVMATGNWINPYIVGDMPPSYREACASFLHAPFLVANVALTNWRFLYRLGITAAIWDRQEDGFGFTCNIRNPMQVGDYRPPLDPDKPAVLSFYTPFHSPGLDPKVQVTLGRAELLGSSYPEYEARVHRQMLRLFATAGFDPAKDVAGLILNRWGHAYSVPYPGFYGGANGTAPRDTLRKNYGRIAFAHSELDGNQHYGPAADEGRRAFRQLADAL, translated from the coding sequence ATGCGGAAACAGGCACGGTTCGGTGCGGGCATAACGCGGCGCGACTTCGTGAACGGGGTGGCGGCCGGCGCGGGCGCCGCACTTGCGACGGGTGCTGCTTCGGCATACGGGCAGGCGGTTTCCGATCCGCTTGTGCTGCCGATGGGCGACGACTGGTACGGGTACGGCGGGGTCGGGCCGTACCGCCACTCGCACGGCAATTCGCCGGAAGTGGTGGAGGCGGCGCATCGCATTCTCGATGGTCGTTTCCCGGTCGATCTGGACCAGCTGGAATCGGTCGAGGAATGCGACGTGGCGATCGTGGGGGGAGGGATGGCCGGCCTGGGCGCCGCGCTTGAGTTCTCGCTGAGGCGCCGGAGCGGTCAGACCTGCATCCTGCTGGACAACCATCCGATGATCGGCGGCGAGGCCAAGGAGAACGAGTTCCTCGTGAACGGCGAACGGCTGATTGCGCCGCAGGGCGCGAACGGCTTTTTCGTGCCGGAGGCGCCCGACGACTTGAGCTCAGCCCAGGGTGATCCGTACTACTATGCCGAACTCGGCGTCCCGCGGGAGTTCGCCTTTGCCGCCTGGCCGCAAGACAGAAAGCCCTTGCGTTTTTGCCGTGACAACTACGGCTATCTCGTGGTCGGGCTGCAACGCAACGCCAGCGTGGGGCACTTCTTCGACGATGGAAGCGGGGAGGGCCGTTGGGCCGTCGACATGTTCCGCAATCGGCTTGCCGGTACGCCGCTTTCGGAAGCATCGCGCAAAAGCCTGATGGCGTGGTTCGAGTCGGGCGCCGCCCGCCGTTTCGATTCGCCGGATAGGGCGCGGCGGGTGCTCGACACGATGTCCTACGAGCAGTTTCTCCGCAACGAACTGGAGCTGGGCGAGGAGGGGATCCGTTACGCGGACCTGTTCCTCGCTTCCGCCTGCGGCCTGGGGAGCGACTGCGTGTCGGCCTATGCCGCATACGGGATGCCCATGCCCGGACTTTTCGGGTCCATGCCGGACAACATGCGGCGGGTCTCGTTTCCCGGCGGAAACTCCGGGTTCGTCCGGTATTTTCTCAAGCGTCTGGTCCCGGACTCGATCCAGGGGGGTACGAGCTTCGAGGACATCATCACAAAGCCGGTGGACACGGCCGCCCTGGACCGGCCGGGCCAGCCCATCCGCATGCGCACTGGCGCTACCGCCGTTCATGTCTCGCATGAAGGCGCCGCGGCAGGCGCGGGTTCCGTTGCCGTGATTTACGCGCGCAACGGGCGCTACCACGGCATCCGGGCGAAGGCGGTCGTGATGGCCACGGGGAACTGGATCAACCCGTATATCGTGGGCGATATGCCGCCTTCGTACCGGGAGGCCTGCGCAAGCTTCCTGCATGCCCCCTTCCTGGTGGCCAACGTGGCCCTGACGAATTGGCGCTTTCTCTACCGGCTCGGCATTACCGCGGCGATCTGGGACCGGCAGGAGGACGGATTCGGCTTCACCTGCAACATCCGCAACCCGATGCAGGTGGGCGACTACAGGCCGCCGCTCGATCCCGACAAGCCGGCCGTCCTGTCGTTCTATACGCCCTTTCATTCGCCCGGCCTGGACCCGAAGGTGCAGGTCACGCTGGGCCGGGCGGAACTGCTCGGCTCCTCCTATCCCGAATACGAGGCACGGGTCCACCGGCAGATGTTGCGGCTGTTCGCCACCGCCGGTTTCGATCCGGCGAAGGATGTGGCGGGCCTGATACTCAATCGCTGGGGGCACGCGTATTCGGTGCCGTATCCCGGGTTTTATGGCGGCGCGAACGGTACGGCGCCGCGCGATACGCTGCGGAAGAACTACGGACGCATCGCGTTCGCGCACTCCGAACTCGACGGCAATCAGCATTATGGCCCGGCCGCCGACGAAGGCCGCCGGGCCTTCCGGCAATTGGCGGACGCGCTTTGA
- a CDS encoding SDR family oxidoreductase: MDLHLGQSRAIVTGGSRGIGRAIVETLAAEGGRVEFCARSLPEATPSGGASPPAVQGTAVNLEDSRSTRAWLKQAIERLGGLDVLVLNASAMAAGDTEEAWGSNYRLEIAALTRIVDVAGPHLLEAARERGDAAIVVIGSTSAASSRKRDAYGATKAALAHVAKGLSHELASGGVRVNMVSPGPTWSEDGIWAQLEAEDPDYVRAKAGEIPLGRMATPEEIANVVVFLCSRRARFVVGANVTVDGGRSDRV; encoded by the coding sequence ATGGACCTGCACCTCGGCCAATCGCGGGCCATCGTTACCGGCGGCTCCCGCGGCATAGGACGCGCCATCGTCGAAACACTGGCGGCGGAGGGGGGCCGGGTCGAGTTCTGTGCCCGGTCGCTGCCCGAAGCGACGCCGTCCGGCGGCGCTTCGCCGCCAGCGGTGCAAGGCACGGCCGTCAACCTCGAGGATTCCCGCTCAACGCGGGCGTGGCTGAAACAGGCCATCGAACGTCTGGGCGGGCTGGACGTACTGGTGCTCAACGCCAGCGCCATGGCCGCAGGCGATACCGAGGAGGCCTGGGGATCCAACTACCGACTTGAGATCGCCGCCCTGACGCGCATCGTCGATGTCGCCGGCCCGCATCTTCTGGAGGCGGCGCGGGAACGCGGTGATGCCGCCATAGTCGTCATCGGCTCGACCTCGGCCGCTTCGTCGCGCAAGCGGGACGCCTACGGGGCCACCAAAGCCGCGCTCGCACACGTCGCCAAGGGTCTATCGCATGAGCTTGCGTCCGGCGGCGTGCGGGTCAACATGGTCTCGCCCGGCCCGACCTGGTCCGAAGACGGGATCTGGGCGCAACTGGAGGCGGAAGACCCCGACTACGTGCGCGCGAAGGCCGGGGAGATACCGCTGGGCCGTATGGCGACACCCGAAGAGATAGCGAACGTCGTGGTGTTCCTCTGTTCGCGCCGGGCACGGTTCGTCGTCGGCGCCAACGTCACGGTGGACGGCGGCCGCTCCGACCGCGTCTAG
- a CDS encoding nucleoside phosphorylase: protein MNSRKAWYIGCSAEQVAERVILLGDPGRVPRFSQYLSDVQAMPVNRGLATVTGMYGDTRITLSAFGMGSPIAAIVLHELANLGASVFLRIGTSIGLSPVNIGDMIIARNAKSFEGTSSAYAHGAGNSSADPGLVSALTRAASRREATHHVGAFASFDGFYQDMFALDEVTEDRVRSNLERLAGQDVLAVDMETSAILTVGKALGCKAGSMCASTVNSLKKQKIGKQEHADAERTLISIALEALKQVDPA from the coding sequence ATGAATTCGCGAAAGGCCTGGTACATCGGATGCAGCGCCGAGCAGGTGGCCGAACGGGTCATTCTGCTGGGCGACCCGGGCCGGGTGCCCCGCTTCAGTCAATACTTGAGCGACGTTCAGGCAATGCCGGTCAACCGCGGGCTCGCTACCGTGACCGGGATGTACGGGGACACCCGGATCACCCTGTCGGCTTTCGGGATGGGCTCCCCCATCGCCGCGATCGTGCTGCATGAACTGGCCAACCTGGGCGCTTCGGTCTTCCTGCGCATAGGTACCAGCATCGGGCTCTCTCCCGTCAATATCGGCGACATGATCATCGCGCGGAACGCGAAGTCGTTCGAAGGCACGTCCTCCGCCTACGCCCACGGCGCCGGGAACTCCAGCGCCGATCCCGGCCTCGTGAGCGCCCTGACCCGCGCGGCATCGCGGCGCGAGGCCACCCACCATGTCGGCGCCTTTGCCAGTTTCGACGGCTTCTACCAGGACATGTTCGCGCTGGATGAAGTCACCGAAGACCGGGTCCGCAGCAACCTGGAGCGACTGGCCGGGCAGGACGTGCTCGCTGTCGACATGGAGACGTCCGCGATTCTCACGGTCGGCAAGGCCCTGGGGTGCAAGGCGGGAAGCATGTGCGCATCCACCGTCAACAGCCTCAAGAAGCAGAAAATCGGCAAGCAGGAGCATGCCGACGCCGAGCGCACGCTTATATCCATCGCCCTTGAAGCCCTGAAGCAGGTCGATCCGGCCTGA
- a CDS encoding carbohydrate kinase family protein, which produces MNRVAVIGYASIDFPAVLDGYFSGDRTVMIKQRPADAFPRPGGCPLYIARPIAGKGMDVSIVTWVGADHHGELFTSWTESDGVGVDAIATIEPGNTPVCFMIYQQDGSCGCLFDPGMLGREMLTDRQKEVIAAADLLCVTVGPPGIAGEALALIDGDCKVAWVMKNDPLSYPIELRTTLAARADYIFCNRQEREWVDEGLAANPAQRRPVIVETAGGEAVKAEWDGIRVRVDVEPLTFDDASGAGDTLAGGCLSALLAGESDLRTVVASGIDAAASLLRERSYG; this is translated from the coding sequence GTGAACAGGGTGGCGGTGATCGGATACGCGTCGATCGACTTTCCCGCGGTTCTCGACGGCTATTTTTCGGGCGACCGCACGGTAATGATCAAACAGCGCCCGGCCGACGCCTTTCCCCGGCCCGGCGGCTGCCCTTTGTATATAGCCCGCCCCATCGCCGGGAAAGGCATGGACGTTTCCATCGTGACCTGGGTGGGCGCGGATCATCACGGTGAGCTGTTCACTTCATGGACCGAAAGCGATGGCGTCGGCGTGGACGCGATCGCCACCATCGAGCCGGGCAATACGCCGGTATGTTTCATGATTTACCAGCAGGACGGCAGTTGCGGCTGCCTGTTCGATCCGGGCATGCTGGGACGGGAAATGCTGACCGACCGGCAGAAGGAGGTAATCGCGGCCGCGGATTTGCTGTGCGTCACGGTGGGGCCTCCCGGGATCGCCGGGGAGGCACTGGCACTGATCGACGGCGATTGCAAGGTGGCATGGGTCATGAAAAACGATCCGCTCTCATATCCGATCGAACTTCGCACGACGCTGGCTGCGCGCGCCGACTACATCTTCTGCAACCGCCAGGAGCGTGAGTGGGTCGATGAAGGGCTGGCGGCAAATCCTGCGCAACGCCGGCCCGTGATCGTGGAAACCGCCGGCGGCGAAGCCGTCAAGGCGGAATGGGACGGCATCAGGGTTCGGGTGGACGTGGAGCCGCTGACATTCGACGATGCGTCGGGCGCCGGCGACACTTTGGCCGGCGGCTGCCTGTCGGCACTGCTGGCCGGAGAGTCGGACCTGCGGACCGTCGTCGCAAGCGGTATCGACGCGGCCGCATCGCTGTTGCGGGAACGCTCGTATGGGTAG
- a CDS encoding cysteine hydrolase → MGNATAVALLLIDLQNSFFHEDGQNYYSESAEVLPALRKLLHGARTAQRPVIFVAERHRPGLTDFEQAKLPVHCVDGEFDSQLVDGFSPRGRDEILVPKRRMSAFHSTDLDLLLRELEVGTLVIGGVKANVCVRATVQDAFSLGYRCHVVRDAVNSNRPHLAEASLEDIERYLGWVVPLEEGVRLLS, encoded by the coding sequence ATGGGAAACGCCACAGCCGTCGCGCTGTTGCTCATCGACCTGCAGAATTCCTTCTTTCACGAAGACGGTCAGAACTACTATTCCGAAAGCGCCGAGGTGCTGCCCGCCTTGCGGAAACTGCTCCACGGCGCCAGAACCGCGCAACGTCCCGTCATTTTCGTCGCCGAGCGGCACCGGCCCGGGCTGACCGACTTCGAGCAGGCAAAGCTTCCGGTCCATTGCGTGGACGGAGAATTCGACTCGCAGCTGGTGGATGGCTTCTCGCCCCGGGGCCGGGACGAAATTCTGGTGCCAAAACGACGCATGAGCGCGTTTCATTCCACCGACCTGGACCTCCTGTTGAGGGAACTCGAGGTCGGCACTCTGGTCATCGGCGGCGTCAAGGCGAACGTATGTGTGCGGGCCACGGTTCAGGACGCTTTCTCGCTGGGATATCGCTGCCACGTCGTGCGCGACGCCGTGAACTCCAATCGCCCGCACCTGGCGGAAGCATCGCTGGAAGACATCGAACGCTACCTGGGCTGGGTCGTGCCGCTTGAAGAGGGCGTCAGGCTGCTGTCGTGA
- a CDS encoding GntR family transcriptional regulator — MTPHRNAGKPRYAVLADELRDGIRAGKWVPGDLLPSEAQLCLKFGVSRGTVVKAIDVLLAEGLLQRRQGVGTFVSRPALHRSPGYLLGFSETVRRQGRVPSHRLVGQRQLDRSEALQYGCDEPALLLERIRLVDGFPWAIHTALIPMRIAAAVPALAGRDSRVADSDFSLYRTFDEAGLEIDHADETINVRLATENEAVQLGIELPSAVMLVYRKSFDRRGNLIELIEAVYLQDCYTYDARLVRSNPLSVLYHEREPTDPRKSS, encoded by the coding sequence ATGACCCCACACCGGAACGCAGGAAAACCGCGCTACGCGGTCCTGGCGGACGAGCTCCGCGACGGCATTCGTGCAGGCAAATGGGTCCCGGGCGACCTGCTGCCGAGCGAGGCGCAACTCTGCCTCAAGTTCGGCGTGAGCCGGGGCACGGTGGTAAAGGCCATTGACGTGTTGCTGGCCGAGGGGCTGCTGCAGCGGCGCCAGGGCGTAGGGACCTTCGTATCGCGGCCTGCCCTGCACCGCTCTCCCGGCTACCTGCTCGGCTTTTCGGAAACCGTGCGCCGCCAGGGCCGGGTTCCCTCGCATCGCTTGGTCGGGCAGCGGCAACTGGATCGGAGCGAGGCCCTGCAGTACGGCTGCGATGAACCCGCATTGCTGCTGGAGCGGATCCGCCTGGTCGATGGGTTTCCGTGGGCCATACACACGGCGCTGATACCCATGCGCATCGCCGCTGCGGTACCGGCGCTTGCCGGCCGGGACAGCCGCGTCGCCGATTCGGATTTCTCGCTTTACAGGACCTTCGACGAGGCCGGGCTCGAAATCGACCACGCCGACGAGACGATCAACGTCCGTCTGGCCACGGAGAATGAGGCCGTGCAACTCGGCATAGAACTGCCGTCCGCGGTGATGCTCGTGTATCGAAAGAGCTTCGACCGAAGGGGCAATCTCATCGAACTGATCGAAGCCGTGTATCTTCAGGACTGCTACACGTATGACGCTCGCCTGGTGCGCTCGAATCCTCTGTCGGTGCTGTACCATGAAAGAGAGCCGACCGACCCGCGCAAGTCTTCGTGA